A section of the Echeneis naucrates chromosome 12, fEcheNa1.1, whole genome shotgun sequence genome encodes:
- the rab14l gene encoding ras-related protein Rab-14 produces MATAPYNYSYIFKYIIIGDMGVGKSCLLHQFTEKKFMADCPHTIGVEFGTRIIEVSGQKIKLQIWDTAGQERFRAVTRSYYRGAAGALMVYDITRRSTYNHLSSWLTDARNLTNPNTVIILIGNKADLEAQRDVTYEEAKQFAEENGLLFLEASAKTGENVEDAFLEAAKKIYQNIQDGSLDLNAAESGVQHKPSAPQGGRLTSEPQPQREGCGC; encoded by the exons ATGGCCACTGCACCGTACAACTACTCCTATATTTTCAAATACATCATTATTG GGGACATGGGGGTGGGGAAGTCATGTTTGCTTCACCAgttcacagaaaagaaat TCATGGCAGACTGCCCCCACACAATTGGTGTGGAGTTTGGTACAAGAATCATCGAGGTGAGTGGCCAGAAGATCAAGCTGCAGATTTGGGATACAGCAGGACAAGAACGCTTCAGGGCCGTCACCCGCTCCTACTACCGTGGAGCTGCAGGAGCACTCATGGTCTACGACATCACCAG GAGAAGCACATACAACCACCTCAGCAGCTGGCTGACTGATGCTAGAAACCTCACCAACCCCAATACT gtgaTCATTCTCATAGGAAACAAAGCAGACTTGGAGGCCCAGAGGGACGTCACGTACGAGGAAGCAAAGCAGTTTGCTGAGGAAAATG GTCTGTTGTTTCTCGAAGCTAGTGCAAAAAC AGGTGAAAACGTCGAAGACGCCTTCCTGGAAGCTGCTAAGAAGATCTACCAGAACATCCAAGATGGCAGCCTGGATCTGAATGCCGCAGAGTCAGGGGTCCAGCACAAGCCCTCAGCCCCTCAGGGTGGCCGGCTAACCAGCGAACCACAGCCCCAAAGGGAAGGCTGTGGCTGCTAA